A region from the Pungitius pungitius chromosome 16, fPunPun2.1, whole genome shotgun sequence genome encodes:
- the LOC119215558 gene encoding uncharacterized protein LOC119215558 gives MEIQAAKRFHNLTLEQIQALDEVLTEVIPIHGRGNFPTLQVRAKDIIRVVKDRLIERDIQVKDIRLNGATASHVLVRDNCMGYRDLDIIFGVELPRQEDLQVIKEVVLSSLRDLLPCGVNRRKITCMTMKEAYVQKMVKVFNEHDRWSLISLSNNRAKTVGLRFISSLRRQFEFSVDSFQIILDRMLESYWETERKQGGKLSVNAGDLSQRDGEQGKKVQAKPSTSQDAEAFVEKDSGGEGPLSIEVASVLEKSCPHAIAEDVGGKQRARELLGNETINLQQEEADVNEGVRSDDAIAFEPSEGNGDYPAVSSPGALLTDVRDPLIPHACLKPQSIEALSASQASQTPKKAAPPENLHCAEMIVQFKVDSINCSAETTPSSQDSQYEYSFPPPAKKTCSTSQGIVPDFCPSPKLQRKMSRKLIVKPEKWSLLTDLSDLTTQLFPPIDIPKPLQPPSMDNAQVRASNVPASEPETFDALSAGPLRDGGVSKETAEQTVRPKHSKKPPDSQTQSRARAASAPTNGPPSERADAAPDGGAASSWAGGAAGGPAITVEAECMHGDFEQAMDHLRRRLIATHNPEEIRGGGLLKYSDLLVRNFRPASETEIKSLERYMCSRFFIDFPDVSEQQRKVEAYLRCHFVGSEEASKYDYLMTLRRVIDESTVCLMGHERRQTLNMITVLALRVLGEQNAIPNTANVTCFYQPAAYVAEPIYSSYFITQAQPPLVYHPYPLHVHMQAGPG, from the coding sequence ATGGAAATTCAAGCGGCGAAGAGGTTCCACAACTTGACCCTCGAGCAAATCCAAGCTCTGGACGAGGTCTTGACTGAGGTAATCCCCATCCACGGGCGAGGAAACTTTCCCACGCTGCAGGTGAGAGCGAAAGATATCATTCGTGTGGTGAAGGATCGGCTGATTGAAAGGGACATCCAGGTTAAAGATATACGGCTAAATGGCGCGACTGCCAGCCACGTCCTGGTGAGAGATAACTGCATGGGCTACAGAGACCTAGACATCATTTTTGGAGTGGAGCTGCCCAGGCAGGAAGACCTTCAGGTGATTAAGGAGGTAGTTCTGAGCAGCCTAAGAGACCTCCTCCCTTGCGGGGTCAACAGACGGAAGATCACCTGCATGACCATGAAGGAGGCCTACGTGCAGAAGATGGTGAAAGTCTTCAATGAGCATGACAGATGGAGCCTCATCTCGCTTTCTAACAACAGAGCTAAAACCGTGGGCCTCCGATTCATCAGCTCCCTTCGAAGACAGTTTGAGTTCAGCGTGGACTCCTTCCAGATAATACTAGACCGCATGCTGGAGTCTTACTGGGAGACCGAGCGGAAGCAGGGAGGAAAGCTGTCAGTGAATGCTGGGGATTTGTCTCAAAGAGACGGCGAGCAGGGAAAAAAAGTGCAAGCCAAACCGAGCACTTCTCAGGATGCTGAAGCGTTTGTGGAAAAAGACTCCGGCGGCGAAGGTCCACTGTCGATTGAAGTTGCTTCTGTGCTTGAGAAAAGTTGTCCACATGCAATAGCTGAGGATGTGGGCGGAAAGCAAAGGGCACGAGAGCTGTTAGGAAACGAGACAATCAacctgcagcaggaggaagcggaTGTCAATGAGGGTGTTCGTTCAGATGACGCCATTGCGTTTGAGCCAAGTGAAGGCAACGGAGATTACCCTGCAGTCTCATCTCCTGGAGCTTTACTAACAGATGTCAGGGATCCGCTGATCCCGCACGCATGTTTGAAGCCACAGAGCATTGAAGCGCTGTCCGCATCACAGGCTTCCCAAACACCCAAAAAGGCCGCTCCACCGGAAAACCTGCATTGTGCGGAGATGATTGTGCAGTTCAAAGTCGACTCAATAAACTGCAGTGCTGAAACTACGCCGAGCTCCCAAGATTCACAATATGAATATTCCTTTCCTCCGCCAGCAAAGAAAACTTGCAGCACATCACAGGGCATTGTGCCGGACTTTTGCCCTTCACCAAAATTACAAAGGAAAATGTCGAGGAAGCTGATTGTTAAGCCTGAGAAATGGTCTTTACTGACTGATTTATCAGATCTCACAACACAGCTGTTTCCACCCATAGATATACCCAAACCCCTTCAGCCTCCCTCCATGGACAACGCTCAAGTTCGGGCCTCGAACGTCCCAGCCTCCGAGCCAGAGACCTTCGACGCCCTTTCAGCCGGCCCACTTCGGGACGGTGGTGTCTCCAAGGAAACCGCCGAACAAACCGTGAGGCCGAAACACTCGAAGAAGCCCCCTGACTCCCAAACGCAGAGCCGCGCACGTGCAGCGAGTGCTCCGACCAACGGGCCTCCGTCGGAGCGGGCCGACGCAGCCCCGGACGGGGGCGCGGCGAGCTCGTGGGCCGGCGGCGCCGCGGGGGGGCCCGCCATCACCGTCGAAGCCGAGTGCATGCACGGAGACTTCGAACAGGCGATGGACCacctccgccgccgcctcatCGCCACGCACAACCCGGAGGAGATCCGGGGCGGGGGCCTGCTGAAGTACAGCGACCTGCTGGTGAGGAACTTCAGACCGGCCAGCGAGACCGAGATCAAGTCCCTGGAGCGCTACATGTGCTCCCGCTTCTTCATCGACTTCCCCGACGTGAGCGAGCAGCAGCGCAAGGTCGAGGCCTACCTGCGGTGCCACTTCGTCGGCAGCGAGGAGGCGAGCAAGTACGACTACCTGATGACCCTGCGGCGCGTGATCGACGAGAGCACGGTGTGCTTGATGGGACACGAGCGGAGGCAGACGCTCAACATGATCACGGTGCTGGCTCTGAGGGTGCTGGGCGAGCAGAACGCCATCCCCAACACGGCCAACGTCACCTGCTTCTATCAGCCGGCGGCGTACGTGGCGGAGCCGATCTACAGCAGCTACTTCATCACGCAGGCCCAGCCCCCGCTCGTCTACCACCCGTACCCGCTGCACGTCCACATGCAGGCCGGCCCGGGGTAG
- the chmp1b gene encoding charged multivesicular body protein 1b, translating to MSAMEKQLFNLKFAAKELQRNSKKCDKEEKTEKAKIKKAIQKGNMEVARIHAENAIRQKNQSVNFLRMSARIDAVAARVQTAVTMNQVTKSMAGVVKGMDATLKSMNLEKISGLMDKFERQFETLDVQTAHMEDTMSSTTTLTTPQNQVDSLMHELADEAGLDLNMELPQGQTGSVGTSVASAEQDELSQRLAKLRDQM from the exons ATGTCGGCAATGGAAA AACAGCTCTTCAATTTAAAGTTTGCTGCCAAAGAACTCCAAAGAAACTCCAAGAAAtgtgacaaagaggaaaaaaccgAGAAGGCTAAAATTAAGAAA GCCATCCAGAAGGGCAATATGGAAGTGGCAAGGATCCATGCGGAGAACGCCATCCGACAGAAGAACCAGTCGGTGAACTTCTTGAGGATGAGTGCTCGGATAGATGCAGTGGCAGCAAGGGTCCAAACTGCCGTCACAATGAACCAG gtcACAAAATCTATGGCTGGAGTGGTGAAAGGCATGGATGCAACTCTGAAATCTATGAATCTGGAAAAA ATTTCAGGCCTCATGGACAAATTTGAGCGCCAATTTGAAACTCTGGATGTTCAGACCGCCCATATGGAGGACACAATGAGCAGCACAACAACACTCACTACGCCACAG AATCAAGTGGACTCATTGATGCATGAACTGGCAGATGAAGCAGg ATTGGACCTGAACATGGAGCTCCCCCAGGGACAGACCGGATCCGTGGGCACCAGTGTGGCTTCTGCAGAGCAG GATGAACTTTCTCAAAGGCTCGCCAAACTCCGAGATCAAATGTGA
- the rraga gene encoding ras-related GTP-binding protein A has product MSSTAMKKKVLLMGKSGSGKTSMRSIIFANYIARDTRRLGATIDVEHSHVRFLGNLVLNLWDCGGQDTFMENYFTSQRDNIFRNVEVLIYIFDVESRELEKDMHYYQSCLEAILQNSPDAKVFCLVHKMDLVQEDQRDLIFKEREEDLKRLSRPLACTCFRTSIWDETLYKAWSSIVYQLIPNVQQLETNLRNFAQIIEADEVLLFERATFLVISHYQCKEQRDAHRFEKISNIIKQFKLSCSKLAASFQSMEVRNSNFAAFIDVFTSNTYVMVIMSDPSIPSAATLINIRNARKHFEKLERVDGPKHSLHMRMR; this is encoded by the exons ATGTCAAGCACGGCGATGAAGAAAAAG GTGTTACTGATGGGGAAAAGTGGGTCTGGGAAGACCAGTATGAGATCAATCATATTTGCTAATTACATAGCTCGAGACACACGCCGCCTTGGAGCTACAA TTGATGTGGAGCACTCCCATGTTCGCTTTCTCGGCAATCTGGTTCTAAACCTGTGGGACTGTGGAGG ACAGGACACGTTCATGGAGAACTACTTTACCAGCCAGAGGGAcaacatttttagaaatgttgaGGTACTTATTTATATATTCGATGTTGAGAGCCGCGAGCTGGAGAAAGACATGCACTACTACCAGTCGTGTCTGGAGGCCATCCTGCAGAACTCCCCCGACGCCAAAGTCTTCTGCCTCGTTCACAAAATGGATCTGGTGCAAGAAGACCAGAGAGACTTG ATCTTTAAGGAGCGTGAAGAAGATCTGAAGAGATTGTCTCGACCTCTGGCTTGCACCTGCTTCAGGACGTCCATCTGGGACGAGACCTTGTATAAG GCCTGGTCCAGCATAGTGTACCAGCTCATCCCAAACGTCCAGCAGCTGGAGACAAACCTGAGAAATTTTGCGCAGATCATAGAAGCAGATGAAGTTCTCCTGTTTGAGAGAGCCACCTTCCTG GTGATCTCCCACTATCAGTGCAAAGAGCAGCGCGATGCACACCGGTTTGAGAAGATCAGTAACATTATCAAACAGTTCAAACTGAGCTGTAG taAACTCGCAGCCTCATTCCAAAGCATGGAAGTGAGGAACTCCAACTTCGCGGCCTTCATCGACGTCTTCACCTCGAACACATATGTGATGGTCATCATGTCGGACCCCTCCATTC CATCTGCAGCCACTCTCATCAATATCCGTAATGCTAGGAAACACTTTGAGAAGTTGGAGCGAGTGGACGGACCCAAGCACAGCTTGCACATGCGAATGCGCTAG
- the cnga2b gene encoding cyclic nucleotide gated channel subunit alpha 2b, which yields MTGQAAERDRSPHSLSVKTTLEEEMDKAESIRSRVPSLCDDTSSELQRVAALDPGRSSRNSLQRNGAVSRLVCLVVRLREWAHRSLLEEEERPDSFLERFRGPELRMAPSRISNTQPDANGNEAKGIFRKKWNLFVVSPADDAYYRWLSVIAMAVLYNWFLVVARACFEKLQVSNYICWLVLDYLSDCVYIIDTCVRLRTGFLEQGLLVKDHAKLRDSYVRTLQFKLDVVSILPTDLAYISTGIHTPQLRFNRLLRFPRMFEFFDRTETRTNYPNIFRIGNLVLYILVIIHWNACIYYAISGSLGFGSDTWVFPNISKPEFSSLTRSYVYCLYWSTLTLTTIGEMPAPVRDEEYLFVVFDFLVGVLIFATIVGNVGSMIANMNATRAEFQARIDAIKHYMHFRKVNKELETRVIKWFDYLWTNKKAVDEKEVLKNLPNKLRAEIAINVHLETLKKVRIFQDCEAGLLVELVLKLRPQVFSPGDYICRKGDIGKEMYIIKEGKLAVVADDGLTQYALLTAGSCFGEISILNIKGSKMGNRRTANIRSLGYSDLFCLSKDDLMEAVTEYPNAKTVLEKRGREILMKEGLLDEHTETGGLQKEDTEEKVERLESSLDTLQTRFARLLSEYKHTQQRLKQRITLLERQQNQTDCGADACDGVASDAETSSGAVACADGSPRRSDEPMEDKGSPARLSH from the exons ATGACGGGCCAGGCGGCTGAAAGGGATCGGTCTCCACACAGTCTGTCTGTGAAGACCACCttagaggaggagatggataaAGCCGAGAGTATTCGCAGCAG GGTGCCATCCTTGTGTGATGATACGTCATCAGAGCTACAAAGAGTTGCTGCTCTCGACCCTGGACGCAGTTCCAGAAATTCTCTTCAAAGGAACGGAGCCGTTTCAAG actGGTGTGCTTGGTGGTGAGACTGAGAGAATGGGCCCACAggagcctgctggaggaggaggagcggccgGACTCCTTCCTGGAGCGCTTTCGTGGCCCCGAGCTGCGAATGGCCCCCAGCCGCATTAGCAACACACAACCAGATGCCAACGGCAACGAGGCCAAAGGGATCTTTAG GAAAAAGTGGAATTTGTTTGTGGTGTCCCCAGCCGACGACGCCTACTACCGCTGGTTATCTGTAATCGCCATGGCGGTGCTCTACAACTGGTTCCTTGTTGTAGCGAG GGCATGCTTTGAAAAATTGCAGGTGAGCAATTACATCTGCTGGCTGGTGTTGGACTACCTCTCTGACTGTGTGTACATAATTGACACTTGCGTCCGACTTCGCACAG GGTTCTTGGAACAAGGTTTGCTGGTGAAGGACCACGCCAAGCTCAGAGACAGCTACGTCCGTACGCTCCAGTTCAAGCTGGACGTGGTGTCCATCCTGCCCACGGACCTGGCGTACATCTCCACCGGCATCCACACGCCGCAGCTCAGGTTCAACCGTCTGCTTCGATTTCCGCGCATGTTTGAATTCTTTGACCGCACCGAGACGCGCACCAACTACCCCAACATCTTCCGCATCGGCAACTTGGTGCTCTACATCCTGGTCATCATTCACTGGAACGCCTGCATCTACTACGCCATATCCGGTTCTTTGGGATTTGGCTCGGACACTTGGGTGTTCCCAAACATCTCCAAACCCGAGTTTTCCTCCCTGACTCGGAGTTACGTGTACTGCCTGTACTGGTCGACTCTTACTCTCACCACTATTGGAGAGATGCCGGCGCCTGTGCGGGACGAGGAGTACCTCTTCGTGGTCTTTGACTTTCTCGTCGGGGTGCTCATCTTTGCCACAATCGTGGGAAATGTCGGCTCCATGATCGCCAACATGAATGCCACCCGCGCCGAGTTCCAAGCCCGGATAGACGCCATCAAACACTACATGCACTTCCGCAAGGTCAACAAAGAACTGGAGACACGCGTGATCAAGTGGTTCGACTACCTCTGGACCAACAAGAAAGCAGTCGACGAGAAGGAGGTGCTGAAGAATTTGCCAAACAAACTGCGGGCGGAGATTGCAATCAATGTCCACCTGGAGACCCTGAAGAAAGTACGCATTTTTCAAGACTGTGAGGCGGGCCTCCTGGTGGAGCTCGTGCTCAAGCTTCGCCCCCAGGTCTTCAGTCCGGGGGACTACATCTGCAGAAAAGGCGACATAGGGAAGGAGATGTACATCATCAAAGAGGGGAAGCTGGCCGTGGTGGCGGATGACGGCCTCACTCAGTACGCTCTGCTCACCGCCGGCAGCTGCTTCGGGGAAATCAGCATCCTGAACATAAAAGGCAGCAAAATGGGAAACCGTCGGACGGCCAACATCCGCAGCTTGGGCTACTCCGATCTCTTCTGCCTCTCCAAGGATGACTTGATGGAAGCAGTGACCGAGTATCCGAATGCCAAGACGGTGCTGGAGAAGAGGGGCCGCGAGATCCTGATGAAGGAGGGCCTGCTCGATGAGCACACGGAGACCGGCGGGCTGCAGAAAGAGGAcacggaggagaaggtggagaggctGGAGTCCTCTCTGGACACCCTTCAGACCCGCTTTGCCCGCCTCCTCAGCGAGTACAAACACACGCAGCAGCGGCTGAAGCAGCGCATCACTCTGCTCGAGCGGCAACAGAACCAAACAGACTGCGGCGCGGACGCATGCGACGGCGTGGCGTCAGACGCAGAAACCTCTAGTGGTGCCGTTGCCTGCGCAGACGGGTCTCCGCGGCGCAGTGATGAGCCAATGGAAGACAAGGGGAGCCCTGCAAGACTCTCCCACTAA